A stretch of the Lolium perenne isolate Kyuss_39 chromosome 3, Kyuss_2.0, whole genome shotgun sequence genome encodes the following:
- the LOC127341501 gene encoding uncharacterized protein isoform X1 has protein sequence MRFIHPQAETPSSSSNVHSIINSVVEKHSAIWAEEFSSFVSSVNLIHQKRVFLMADDISDTISSLMGNHQTNVDASSSQFQGPLHPGGVTPAYQVPHRGVLKEKKALQPDQASLDLVLDQQNPPIASEGQVPEVGLNSEDAQESQVNENVHSIINSVVEKHSAIWAEEFSSFVSSVNLIHQKRVFLMADDISDTISSLMGNHQTNVDASSSQFQGPLHPGGVTPAYQVPHRGVLKEKKASQPDQASLDLVLDQHNPPIASEGQVPEVGLNSEDAQESQVNENVSTECLVSRVGQQHTQRKHQWRQETTAGTNHLTLETRTTNEQRHPQDGIVHVSPDPTEDQSPNFSRGICSIVGDDPSPRENTATPTPADADLIGGLRKRNSSTTPLCRPSSNPILKRRRSSIEDISMVHISEAGAPLNNLPPLILANILGRVADIRDIAACRLASRALLAAAYQCPHIRLDAATRTQCLQEDRGGDKGTAFWTLAGNVALHLGSHLRSLVVNASNEQGSVDDAMWVEEGNFDEADDLHVTSLKSVLAWASTPAGPTLQEVEIADFWRQSCWRKVEALPVISHLCHNLLKLGLKNAWLSVDGLKIMPNLTQLTLECIRIEDENLSKLNECFPCLQILNLVRVGKLKDPKICLSQLKTLRWEVSRNVRHSLAIHAPNLVYLELKCFRPEILILDAPSLSTLKLTIDKLSPTTQADGLVSLKNVWIESLDLDSLLQLFTNGRDIKSLDLELPYSADCRDLYDAVEPDYLVKLFARINEVKLSPRFSCELMRLLVVCSDNLFPSCLEKLLVHLPASDTADCPFVPLLRNSAPFCKVTVLLHADTSNAARQAAASDWPLRFPEMTWQWGTWQ, from the exons ATGAGGTTCATCCACCCCCAAGCTGAAACTCCCAGTTCTTCCTCTAAT GTGCATTCTATTATCAATTCTGTCGTGGAAAAGCATAGCGCTATCTGGGCTGAAGAATTTAGCTCATTTGTTTCTTCAGTGAATTTAATTCACCAGAAACGTGTCTTCTTAATGGCAGACGACATATCTGACACTATTTCGTCCCTCATGGGCAACCACCAGACCAATGTGGATGCTTCATCGAGTCAATTTCAAGGTCCACTACATCCTGGTGGTGTTACCCCTGCATATCAAGTTCCACATCGTGGAGTTCTCAAAGAAAAGAAAGCTTTACAGCCTGATCAAGCCTCCTTAGATCTAGTCCTAGATCAGCAGAATCCTCCTATTGCATCTGAAGGTCAAGTTCCAGAGGTTGGTCTAAATTCGGAGGATGCTCAAGAAAGTCAAGTCAATGAGAAT GTGCATTCTATTATCAATTCTGTCGTGGAAAAGCATAGCGCTATCTGGGCTGAAGAATTTAGCTCATTTGTTTCTTCAGTGAATTTAATTCACCAGAAACGTGTCTTCTTAATGGCAGACGACATATCTGACACTATTTCGTCCCTCATGGGCAACCACCAGACCAATGTGGATGCTTCATCGAGTCAATTTCAAGGTCCACTACATCCTGGTGGTGTTACCCCTGCATATCAAGTTCCACATCGTGGAGTTCTCAAAGAAAAGAAAGCTTCACAGCCTGATCAAGCCTCCTTAGATCTAGTCCTAGATCAGCATAATCCTCCTATTGCATCTGAAGGTCAAGTTCCAGAGGTTGGTCTAAATTCGGAGGATGCTCAAGAAAGTCAAGTCAATGAGAATGTTAGCACTGAATGTTTAGTCAGCCGGGTCGGACAGCAGCATACCCAGCGGAAGCACCAATGGCGACAAGAAACCACGGCAGGAACAAACCACTTAACACTGGAAACCCGGACCACGAACGAACAGCGACACCCCCAAGATGGTATTGTTCATGTCTCTCCTGACCCTACTGAAGACCAATCTCCCAACTTCTCAAGAGGCATATGTTCTATTGTCGGTGATGATCCTTCTCCCAGAGAGAATACTGCTACTCCAACACCTGCTGATGCTGATCTCATTGGTGGATTACGCAAAAGAAACAGTTCGACGACCCCGCTTTGCAGGCCTTCATCCAACCCCATCCTGAAACGTCGACGGTCCTCCATTGAAGATATATCCATGGTCCACATTTCAGAGGCTGGGGCCCCTCTCAACAACCTCCCACCACTGATCCTCGCCAATATCCTTGGCCGTGTCGCCGACATCAGAGACATCGCAGCGTGCCGCCTTGCCTCACGAGCACTCCTCGCAGCTGCTTACCAGTGCCCCCACATCCGTCTTGACGCTGCTACCCGCACACAATGCCTTCAGGAAGACAGGGGTGGGGACAAGGGCACCGCTTTCTGGACACTCGCGGGAAACGTCGCATTGCACCTCGGGTCGCACCTCCGCTCCCTTGTGGTTAACGCGTCCAACGAGCAGGGTAGCGTAGATGATGCGATGTGGGTAGAGGAGGGGAATTTCGACGAGGCCGATGATCTGCATGTCACTAGTTTAAAGTCCGTGCTCGCATGGGCTTCAACTCCCGCGGGACCTACCCTCCAGGAGGTGGAGATTGCAGACTTCTGGAGACAGTCGTGCTGGCGGAAGGTGGAGGCACTCCCTGTCATCTCCCACCTCT GTCATAATCTTCTCAAATTGGGGCTGAAAAATGCATGGCTGTCGGTTGATGGGCTCAAGATAATGCCTAATCTGACCCAGCTGACGCTTGAGTGCATTAGAATCGAGGACGAGAACCTCAGCAAGTTGAATGAATGCTTCCCATGCCTCCAGATTCTCAATCTTGTTAGAGTCGGAAAGCTCAAAGACCCCAAGATATGTCTTTCTCAACTAAAGACTCTCCGCTGGGAGGTATCAAGAAATGTTCGACATTCTTTAGCTATCCATGCGCCTAACTTGGTTTATCTCGAGTTAAAATGTTTTCGACCAGAAATCCTCATTTTAGATGCTCCTTCCCTGTCTACTCTGAAGCTGACTATTGATAAACTTAGTCCAACCACCCAAGCTGATGGCCTAGTGAGTTTGAAAAATGTTTGGATCGAGTCCCTGGATCTAGATTCCCTATTGCAGCTGTTTACAAATGGTCGAGATATCAAGAGTCTAGATCTTGAGCTACCATATTCTGCAGACTGCAGAGACCTTTATGATGCTGTGGAGCCAGACTATCTTGTTAAACTGTTTGCCAGGATCAATGAAGTCAAGTTGTCCCCGAGATTTTCATGTGAACTGATGAGACTCCTAGTGGTGTGTTCGGATAACTTGTTTCCAAGCTGTTTGGAGAAACTTCTGGTTCATCTACCAGCATCAGACACTGCTGATTGCCCATTTGTACCATTGCTTCGGAACAGCGCACCGTTCTGCAAGGTGACTGTTCTTCTCCATGCTGATACCAGCAACGCTGCTCGCCAAGCTGCAGCATCAGATTGGCCACTAAGGTTTCCGGAGATGACATGGCAATGGGGTACCTGGCAGTAA
- the LOC127341501 gene encoding F-box/LRR-repeat protein At4g29420 isoform X3 — protein sequence MADDISDTISSLMGNHQTNVDASSSQFQGPLHPGGVTPAYQVPHRGVLKEKKALQPDQASLDLVLDQQNPPIASEGQVPEVGLNSEDAQESQVNENVHSIINSVVEKHSAIWAEEFSSFVSSVNLIHQKRVFLMADDISDTISSLMGNHQTNVDASSSQFQGPLHPGGVTPAYQVPHRGVLKEKKASQPDQASLDLVLDQHNPPIASEGQVPEVGLNSEDAQESQVNENVSTECLVSRVGQQHTQRKHQWRQETTAGTNHLTLETRTTNEQRHPQDGIVHVSPDPTEDQSPNFSRGICSIVGDDPSPRENTATPTPADADLIGGLRKRNSSTTPLCRPSSNPILKRRRSSIEDISMVHISEAGAPLNNLPPLILANILGRVADIRDIAACRLASRALLAAAYQCPHIRLDAATRTQCLQEDRGGDKGTAFWTLAGNVALHLGSHLRSLVVNASNEQGSVDDAMWVEEGNFDEADDLHVTSLKSVLAWASTPAGPTLQEVEIADFWRQSCWRKVEALPVISHLCHNLLKLGLKNAWLSVDGLKIMPNLTQLTLECIRIEDENLSKLNECFPCLQILNLVRVGKLKDPKICLSQLKTLRWEVSRNVRHSLAIHAPNLVYLELKCFRPEILILDAPSLSTLKLTIDKLSPTTQADGLVSLKNVWIESLDLDSLLQLFTNGRDIKSLDLELPYSADCRDLYDAVEPDYLVKLFARINEVKLSPRFSCELMRLLVVCSDNLFPSCLEKLLVHLPASDTADCPFVPLLRNSAPFCKVTVLLHADTSNAARQAAASDWPLRFPEMTWQWGTWQ from the exons ATGGCAGACGACATATCTGACACTATTTCGTCCCTCATGGGCAACCACCAGACCAATGTGGATGCTTCATCGAGTCAATTTCAAGGTCCACTACATCCTGGTGGTGTTACCCCTGCATATCAAGTTCCACATCGTGGAGTTCTCAAAGAAAAGAAAGCTTTACAGCCTGATCAAGCCTCCTTAGATCTAGTCCTAGATCAGCAGAATCCTCCTATTGCATCTGAAGGTCAAGTTCCAGAGGTTGGTCTAAATTCGGAGGATGCTCAAGAAAGTCAAGTCAATGAGAAT GTGCATTCTATTATCAATTCTGTCGTGGAAAAGCATAGCGCTATCTGGGCTGAAGAATTTAGCTCATTTGTTTCTTCAGTGAATTTAATTCACCAGAAACGTGTCTTCTTAATGGCAGACGACATATCTGACACTATTTCGTCCCTCATGGGCAACCACCAGACCAATGTGGATGCTTCATCGAGTCAATTTCAAGGTCCACTACATCCTGGTGGTGTTACCCCTGCATATCAAGTTCCACATCGTGGAGTTCTCAAAGAAAAGAAAGCTTCACAGCCTGATCAAGCCTCCTTAGATCTAGTCCTAGATCAGCATAATCCTCCTATTGCATCTGAAGGTCAAGTTCCAGAGGTTGGTCTAAATTCGGAGGATGCTCAAGAAAGTCAAGTCAATGAGAATGTTAGCACTGAATGTTTAGTCAGCCGGGTCGGACAGCAGCATACCCAGCGGAAGCACCAATGGCGACAAGAAACCACGGCAGGAACAAACCACTTAACACTGGAAACCCGGACCACGAACGAACAGCGACACCCCCAAGATGGTATTGTTCATGTCTCTCCTGACCCTACTGAAGACCAATCTCCCAACTTCTCAAGAGGCATATGTTCTATTGTCGGTGATGATCCTTCTCCCAGAGAGAATACTGCTACTCCAACACCTGCTGATGCTGATCTCATTGGTGGATTACGCAAAAGAAACAGTTCGACGACCCCGCTTTGCAGGCCTTCATCCAACCCCATCCTGAAACGTCGACGGTCCTCCATTGAAGATATATCCATGGTCCACATTTCAGAGGCTGGGGCCCCTCTCAACAACCTCCCACCACTGATCCTCGCCAATATCCTTGGCCGTGTCGCCGACATCAGAGACATCGCAGCGTGCCGCCTTGCCTCACGAGCACTCCTCGCAGCTGCTTACCAGTGCCCCCACATCCGTCTTGACGCTGCTACCCGCACACAATGCCTTCAGGAAGACAGGGGTGGGGACAAGGGCACCGCTTTCTGGACACTCGCGGGAAACGTCGCATTGCACCTCGGGTCGCACCTCCGCTCCCTTGTGGTTAACGCGTCCAACGAGCAGGGTAGCGTAGATGATGCGATGTGGGTAGAGGAGGGGAATTTCGACGAGGCCGATGATCTGCATGTCACTAGTTTAAAGTCCGTGCTCGCATGGGCTTCAACTCCCGCGGGACCTACCCTCCAGGAGGTGGAGATTGCAGACTTCTGGAGACAGTCGTGCTGGCGGAAGGTGGAGGCACTCCCTGTCATCTCCCACCTCT GTCATAATCTTCTCAAATTGGGGCTGAAAAATGCATGGCTGTCGGTTGATGGGCTCAAGATAATGCCTAATCTGACCCAGCTGACGCTTGAGTGCATTAGAATCGAGGACGAGAACCTCAGCAAGTTGAATGAATGCTTCCCATGCCTCCAGATTCTCAATCTTGTTAGAGTCGGAAAGCTCAAAGACCCCAAGATATGTCTTTCTCAACTAAAGACTCTCCGCTGGGAGGTATCAAGAAATGTTCGACATTCTTTAGCTATCCATGCGCCTAACTTGGTTTATCTCGAGTTAAAATGTTTTCGACCAGAAATCCTCATTTTAGATGCTCCTTCCCTGTCTACTCTGAAGCTGACTATTGATAAACTTAGTCCAACCACCCAAGCTGATGGCCTAGTGAGTTTGAAAAATGTTTGGATCGAGTCCCTGGATCTAGATTCCCTATTGCAGCTGTTTACAAATGGTCGAGATATCAAGAGTCTAGATCTTGAGCTACCATATTCTGCAGACTGCAGAGACCTTTATGATGCTGTGGAGCCAGACTATCTTGTTAAACTGTTTGCCAGGATCAATGAAGTCAAGTTGTCCCCGAGATTTTCATGTGAACTGATGAGACTCCTAGTGGTGTGTTCGGATAACTTGTTTCCAAGCTGTTTGGAGAAACTTCTGGTTCATCTACCAGCATCAGACACTGCTGATTGCCCATTTGTACCATTGCTTCGGAACAGCGCACCGTTCTGCAAGGTGACTGTTCTTCTCCATGCTGATACCAGCAACGCTGCTCGCCAAGCTGCAGCATCAGATTGGCCACTAAGGTTTCCGGAGATGACATGGCAATGGGGTACCTGGCAGTAA
- the LOC127341501 gene encoding F-box/LRR-repeat protein At4g29420 isoform X2, which translates to MRFIHPQAETPSSSSNVHSIINSVVEKHSAIWAEEFSSFVSSVNLIHQKRVFLMADDISDTISSLMGNHQTNVDASSSQFQGPLHPGGVTPAYQVPHRGVLKEKKALQPDQASLDLVLDQQNPPIASEGQVPEVHSIINSVVEKHSAIWAEEFSSFVSSVNLIHQKRVFLMADDISDTISSLMGNHQTNVDASSSQFQGPLHPGGVTPAYQVPHRGVLKEKKASQPDQASLDLVLDQHNPPIASEGQVPEVGLNSEDAQESQVNENVSTECLVSRVGQQHTQRKHQWRQETTAGTNHLTLETRTTNEQRHPQDGIVHVSPDPTEDQSPNFSRGICSIVGDDPSPRENTATPTPADADLIGGLRKRNSSTTPLCRPSSNPILKRRRSSIEDISMVHISEAGAPLNNLPPLILANILGRVADIRDIAACRLASRALLAAAYQCPHIRLDAATRTQCLQEDRGGDKGTAFWTLAGNVALHLGSHLRSLVVNASNEQGSVDDAMWVEEGNFDEADDLHVTSLKSVLAWASTPAGPTLQEVEIADFWRQSCWRKVEALPVISHLCHNLLKLGLKNAWLSVDGLKIMPNLTQLTLECIRIEDENLSKLNECFPCLQILNLVRVGKLKDPKICLSQLKTLRWEVSRNVRHSLAIHAPNLVYLELKCFRPEILILDAPSLSTLKLTIDKLSPTTQADGLVSLKNVWIESLDLDSLLQLFTNGRDIKSLDLELPYSADCRDLYDAVEPDYLVKLFARINEVKLSPRFSCELMRLLVVCSDNLFPSCLEKLLVHLPASDTADCPFVPLLRNSAPFCKVTVLLHADTSNAARQAAASDWPLRFPEMTWQWGTWQ; encoded by the exons ATGAGGTTCATCCACCCCCAAGCTGAAACTCCCAGTTCTTCCTCTAAT GTGCATTCTATTATCAATTCTGTCGTGGAAAAGCATAGCGCTATCTGGGCTGAAGAATTTAGCTCATTTGTTTCTTCAGTGAATTTAATTCACCAGAAACGTGTCTTCTTAATGGCAGACGACATATCTGACACTATTTCGTCCCTCATGGGCAACCACCAGACCAATGTGGATGCTTCATCGAGTCAATTTCAAGGTCCACTACATCCTGGTGGTGTTACCCCTGCATATCAAGTTCCACATCGTGGAGTTCTCAAAGAAAAGAAAGCTTTACAGCCTGATCAAGCCTCCTTAGATCTAGTCCTAGATCAGCAGAATCCTCCTATTGCATCTGAAGGTCAAGTTCCAGAG GTGCATTCTATTATCAATTCTGTCGTGGAAAAGCATAGCGCTATCTGGGCTGAAGAATTTAGCTCATTTGTTTCTTCAGTGAATTTAATTCACCAGAAACGTGTCTTCTTAATGGCAGACGACATATCTGACACTATTTCGTCCCTCATGGGCAACCACCAGACCAATGTGGATGCTTCATCGAGTCAATTTCAAGGTCCACTACATCCTGGTGGTGTTACCCCTGCATATCAAGTTCCACATCGTGGAGTTCTCAAAGAAAAGAAAGCTTCACAGCCTGATCAAGCCTCCTTAGATCTAGTCCTAGATCAGCATAATCCTCCTATTGCATCTGAAGGTCAAGTTCCAGAGGTTGGTCTAAATTCGGAGGATGCTCAAGAAAGTCAAGTCAATGAGAATGTTAGCACTGAATGTTTAGTCAGCCGGGTCGGACAGCAGCATACCCAGCGGAAGCACCAATGGCGACAAGAAACCACGGCAGGAACAAACCACTTAACACTGGAAACCCGGACCACGAACGAACAGCGACACCCCCAAGATGGTATTGTTCATGTCTCTCCTGACCCTACTGAAGACCAATCTCCCAACTTCTCAAGAGGCATATGTTCTATTGTCGGTGATGATCCTTCTCCCAGAGAGAATACTGCTACTCCAACACCTGCTGATGCTGATCTCATTGGTGGATTACGCAAAAGAAACAGTTCGACGACCCCGCTTTGCAGGCCTTCATCCAACCCCATCCTGAAACGTCGACGGTCCTCCATTGAAGATATATCCATGGTCCACATTTCAGAGGCTGGGGCCCCTCTCAACAACCTCCCACCACTGATCCTCGCCAATATCCTTGGCCGTGTCGCCGACATCAGAGACATCGCAGCGTGCCGCCTTGCCTCACGAGCACTCCTCGCAGCTGCTTACCAGTGCCCCCACATCCGTCTTGACGCTGCTACCCGCACACAATGCCTTCAGGAAGACAGGGGTGGGGACAAGGGCACCGCTTTCTGGACACTCGCGGGAAACGTCGCATTGCACCTCGGGTCGCACCTCCGCTCCCTTGTGGTTAACGCGTCCAACGAGCAGGGTAGCGTAGATGATGCGATGTGGGTAGAGGAGGGGAATTTCGACGAGGCCGATGATCTGCATGTCACTAGTTTAAAGTCCGTGCTCGCATGGGCTTCAACTCCCGCGGGACCTACCCTCCAGGAGGTGGAGATTGCAGACTTCTGGAGACAGTCGTGCTGGCGGAAGGTGGAGGCACTCCCTGTCATCTCCCACCTCT GTCATAATCTTCTCAAATTGGGGCTGAAAAATGCATGGCTGTCGGTTGATGGGCTCAAGATAATGCCTAATCTGACCCAGCTGACGCTTGAGTGCATTAGAATCGAGGACGAGAACCTCAGCAAGTTGAATGAATGCTTCCCATGCCTCCAGATTCTCAATCTTGTTAGAGTCGGAAAGCTCAAAGACCCCAAGATATGTCTTTCTCAACTAAAGACTCTCCGCTGGGAGGTATCAAGAAATGTTCGACATTCTTTAGCTATCCATGCGCCTAACTTGGTTTATCTCGAGTTAAAATGTTTTCGACCAGAAATCCTCATTTTAGATGCTCCTTCCCTGTCTACTCTGAAGCTGACTATTGATAAACTTAGTCCAACCACCCAAGCTGATGGCCTAGTGAGTTTGAAAAATGTTTGGATCGAGTCCCTGGATCTAGATTCCCTATTGCAGCTGTTTACAAATGGTCGAGATATCAAGAGTCTAGATCTTGAGCTACCATATTCTGCAGACTGCAGAGACCTTTATGATGCTGTGGAGCCAGACTATCTTGTTAAACTGTTTGCCAGGATCAATGAAGTCAAGTTGTCCCCGAGATTTTCATGTGAACTGATGAGACTCCTAGTGGTGTGTTCGGATAACTTGTTTCCAAGCTGTTTGGAGAAACTTCTGGTTCATCTACCAGCATCAGACACTGCTGATTGCCCATTTGTACCATTGCTTCGGAACAGCGCACCGTTCTGCAAGGTGACTGTTCTTCTCCATGCTGATACCAGCAACGCTGCTCGCCAAGCTGCAGCATCAGATTGGCCACTAAGGTTTCCGGAGATGACATGGCAATGGGGTACCTGGCAGTAA